AGAAGATCTTTTAGGTGAATATGTTATTCCAATTTTTTAGTCGAAAATTTTGTCTTGATCTCACAAGCTGAagatatattcttaatttttcaGAAATCATACCATTGACAAGACATTTGTGAGACCTCTTTTGTTCTCATTTTTaaccttcttttttttctttcacctTTGACCATTTAAGTTTTCTTGCTGCCTCATCAGTACTGATGAACATTAGATGGTTCAAAGTTCAACTTAAAACTTAATTGTCTCTCATACAACATGTACATCAACTTGCccaaatgttttggtttttatgTGACTCTCTGATAGCAGCTTTAGATAAATATGGTATTTGAAATATTGAACTAAATGTGACAGAAAGGATTTCTTTTGAACcttgtgcatttttttttcatgtaattataccaaaatataacaaaaacttgagaaaaaaaaacccagggTATCTGAAACATGTACTATGCACAGCTTCAATGAAGAGTGCACATTTCATAGTCCTGATTAACAGGTTATTGAATTGTAAACCCTAACACTGTGTTGctgttttattttagatttgtCAGTCTTAAAGCTGTACTTATAATTGTAAATGTTATAAAAGTTCAATCCCCAATTTAATGATAGATTTTGATGTAATAACATCTAGAGTTGATTGTAATTGTCACACCATTCTGAATGAATTGGGAACAAATAAACTGatgatttaaattcatttaatattCATCTATTTGTGATTCAATGGATGAGGCCCCTCACAGGGGTTTCCAAGTAATCACATGATCacaaaaattttgccaaaatattaACATAATCATTAATCatttaatcatgaaatatttggtctaatAATCAAATATTCACTATAAAAACAGCcaagtaatcaaataatcaaaaaccccatgaggagCCTCATAGGTATAAATATTTCCCAGACTGAGCAACATTTAAAGTTTGAGAAGTCTCATTTGTTGTTACCTGTCAAATTAAAGGTAATGGAGAGGTGCAAGTTTTTAATTTATTACTTGAGAAATTTTTaccatgtttttataattgtgAAAATTGTGACAGGATAggattttacaaaaattaaaaaactacCCTTAATTTTTTATGAAAGGACTATTTGTGTGGTACCAATTTGCATGGTTTTCGTGGATTCCTTCATCCACAAATTTTAAGTATCCAAAGAAATATAATAACTCTTGTCCAAATCAGGATATGGAAAGATCTCCATTACCTTATGTTTGACTACATCAAATATCAGCAAACGCATTATGAACAAAAGATGCGACTACAGACAGGATTCTGTCTATTTAATCTTTCAAAAAAACTAAACTGTACGGctttaatataataaataataatataatctCTTAATTCTGACAAAGAAATTAGTTTTGAACGATAAAAATCAGACTTCCAGTAATGATATTCAAGGATTAatccaaataaatttcatttgaaaaataaataatttgattgaggGCTTGCAATTTTTATTGATTCTACAATTCAAAGTACACTtgtagctttttttttattttaaccaaCATTTTTATGGACCAATTTACACAtttgattttattataaaacaacatatgatttttttcacgaGTTTTTCGTTTCAGATGGCTGCactttcttcaccaattatttttcttttgaaaaactaCAATCCACAAATTTTCGAACCAACAAACATGCAACTTTTgctcaaaccatgaaaattgaaACCCAAgaataaaagtacttttacaGTATATATCattatcggtcgtcccactgtctatatcaatcGGCTTAACTCTTAATAAAATTGCATATCACGTCTTTGTGACTACAAATACattgacctggccttaataactttgacccagATATATCAGTGAAATGATGGTCACAATGTTTGAACTGACGTTATTAAggttgacccgaacttatcaagtcaaggTTGTTGGTGAAACTTGGAAAAAACTTCCAAAAGACAGATAAATCAattatcaggttatcggcatattgatattgttaaatatcagctgctcgataTAATAGGATGGCTATTTAATCTTGTTTGCTGTGGTCATttgacaaaaagcttcatattatgtctcacAGCTGACATTTTACTACATCaatatgcagacaacctgataatcggtacttatTTGGAAGTAACATTACCTGAAATCCCAATAATTAATTTCACAATTTGTGTTCTTCATTTTTCAGCAATCACAAAGATAAATAACTCATTACTTAAGATCCAATAAATATGTTCTAATCTGATAAATTCTTTGTATTAGTATTTCACAGCATTGTATGTCTTTTAAGTTGATATTACAGGATTAGAATAACAATCAATACATAAACACAGATTCAATTTTCATTGTgtagaaaaaacttttttaatgaaCCAAAATTTTTCATTTCCAAACTTTTAACCTGAGAAACCTATATAAGAAGAAGGTTGAAGTATTAAACCACAATGCATACAagagaaataaacaaaaaacctGTCTGAATTTTAACATATATTAGCTGCTTCAATTTTTATCATGTAACTCTTCCCAAGGAAAGATATTTAGACAAACAGATATTAAACACCATGGCAAAATCATTACAAGCCAAGGAAAAATggtaatattttttcatttatctaAGAACAATAAATTATATTGACTGTCCACTGAAAAAAGATGCAGCACTTGCtgtgtatattttttctttgataattaagggacgacatcaaaagatcgatgtaggatgaAAGGGGTTCAGTGAAAAAactgtgaattaagttttttatcctacattgaacttttgatgtcattcCTAAATAGCTATAGAAAATAGTTCATAtcatcaaataatattttttcttgcaGATTGATACAAATAAAGCAATTCACATACTTTCATTATAGATGTCTGGAACTATATAACataatattattcttttgtttttctattccAGAGATGGCATTAACTGTTGCAGGTGTCCAGAAATTCCTTGATGTCACAGTCTCACTACCGTCTTTCCCACTATTCTGTATATATCTCGTTATGATTATGTTATCTCCAGTATGGCAAAGAGTTACCTCCCCTATGCAAATCCGACCTGTAAGTTATCATATCTAAAGATTTTCATAAAGTTTAAAAACATGCATGTCTATGCAATATGTCAGGCTCTAAATCACCTTTTATCTCAACAACCAATAAAATATAATTCTCcatatattaaaaacattaaacaacAACTGCTGACAAGGTTCCTAAGTTGGGCAGACACATAAACATGTAGCGGGgtaaactgttttattttgagtTAAAAACCCTTTAAAATGTTTCTTGGTATTAATTAATGGAGACTAAATGATTTTCAGGAAAGGTATTTATTGACCAAATCACAtaaaaacatatcataaaagtctGAAATTGTTTGTAAGTAAATTGGTCAAGTTAATACACCAATAAGTTCCTTTTTGTGTAATCCATTTTCCTATAATATTGAATTATATTTGCTGAAATAAGTTTTTATCATTTcttaaaaaggaattattttagttttttttaatcagactCCCCTGTGATTTAAacaaatagaaaatttaattttgtaaatttaattaaaattatttatgaaTTAAACTAGACTATCCTTGATTATAGCATTTTGAAGTGATTCTGTGAATATAAGTAGAAAGTTCATGTATTTCATatgaatttaatttttcttttacgTTCATTGCTAAAAATCTGATGGAAATTCAAATCATGGGAAACAGATTTCTGTTTGATTTACATGTGAGTTGTCATTGAATTGGAAGGAAAATCAGATGGAAAATTGTTTCATCTAAATGCACCTTAAGAATCATCAGAAAGGTGATATTATataacgaaaatataaaaatcatgTACACAGTTGAAAATGTGTTGTACTTTCCCTTAATAGTCTTCCTGTTTCACAATAGTGTCTTAGTTTACAGATATGAGACATCAGTACACAGAAATGTACTTAAAACTATTAGTGTTTAATCTACAATcatataagaaaatatattttctagTGTTTTTGTCATAATAATGACAGTTTGTATTGGTGTATTTAAAGTTGTTGAATATTGTGAAAATCTTTATCAATGAGATGTTTTATTTATCAGAATTAATTGCCTCTATCAAATATATCACAGAAAAAAACTATTGCTATGGATCCGAAAAATAAGCTCAATTAAACCTCTGAGCTTCTAGCAAAAACAGCAAATAGCAAATGTTTGGTAAAACTGTAACATGTTGATAAATGCACTTTAGTTAAAAGCATTGATTTTTGCATGAATAATAGATATATATACTGTATGTTGTATTCTGGTGACAGGTCTGTTCCAGACAAGTCCTTCAGCATAAAATGGGTTGATTTTCTGTATGGTTTGTCTTTTCACATTTCTTTGTAAATAGATTGCCTTATATTGCAATGCAGACCTCTTTTTCACCATATTGGACATAATTGAAAGGTATAGATAAGGAACATGTTCTTacacttaagaaataattgatgcaagctatactttattgtaattttaatatgggtaggcattatattcatgattatttttgctagagcgatagtgagggctcaaataacacaaatacaatgcctatccatgttaaaactacaataaagtatagcttgcatcagtatttcgattctgattaggacaattaaggtaatttctatttCCAATGTGTATAAGGGTAAAGcgattgtgtaggctcttccatgaacctcctttCTTTGTTTGTAAAGAATCAAAAAGGTGGCACTGttatttttcagagggaggagtttttgaacagccagttgtcgtatctaggtcaaatatgtcaattacccaatgcaacacattacagtcataatttatgaatcagtaacaacatgtgcatcatttaagagtttggcagtgtattaagttaatgaaatatactaaatgcatgccaatttgatcacattcattattctgcagtagtcaatatacgcatgtgaaaaaaaaatattattggatttagagcatgggtttattcataaagcgaagaagcacgtcatattagaatttaaaattaatatacatgtaacatgaaAAGCATCAAAGTACAACCTACAATCACAGGAAATGTTCGTCATTAAACACTGTAATAGAACCtaatgaattattttctttttcagttgATGATAATCCATAACTTTGCCTGCTGTTTTATATCCATATACTGTATGCTGGGATTCCTTTACAGTATAATGTTGAGTGAATCAACATTCCAGCTTGGGCCACAGCCATATTTACTGCCATATTACAAGATGTACTGGATTACAAAAGTCATTGAATTACTGGACACAGTTTTCATGATACTACGTCACAGAAGACGACAGATCAGCTTCCTACATGTTTACCACCATAGTTCTATGCTACTACTTGCAGATTCTTGCTACCGCCTGTATCCATGGCCAGCCATGTCTGTATACTTTGCAGTCAattcatttatacatgttatattatatCTGTATTATGGTCTAACTGCTTTATTTCCAGACAAATCAATTCCATGGAAAAAGAATATTACGCAGttacaaattttgcaatttttaactTTGTTTGTACATGCCACTTTTGGATATTTGTACCATAATTATTGTGTTTATGGTTTGTTGTATGGAATAACTAtgacaacattattttcaaatttttactaTGCTGCCTATGTAAAATCAAAGCCAGAAAAATCACGTAAATGTGAATAATttcatatgtttttcatttagttttgttttaatcaaatagGTTTATTGGATGCGATCGCTTGTatgttaattttgaaaataatagcaagaaatatttcatttgaattataGTTATCACATTTCACAAACCATATAAAGAAATCCAGTAAAAGGATTACACttattgtgttaattttttttactttgtggTTTACATTGTTGATGTTGATAATGTGAAGGGatcctttatatatatgtatatctgttatatagatttttattcttttatgttATAACTCAGGttgaaatgaaattgagaatgtttGTAGTCTGAAATTTGAGATATAAAAATGCTATTCCATAGGGTAAAAAGACCTAGATACTTCATATCTTGCAAACAGATACCATACTATTATAAGTTCTATAATATGGTTGACTTCTGGATACCTACGGATCCATAAagggttagtaaaattcatagggggtAAGACcggaggccgaatcccctatggattttattcaccctctatggatccgtaggggtcagtagttaaccgtataacgaatttatcgcacgctggactttttctgctgcattttgttgaaaaataaacattaaaacacaacaacattgatagatgacgtcaccattaaagcgtcatgaaccccctatgaaatttactaaccccctacggtctcataggggggtCACCGCGTGACGCcattaaaccaatcacaacgtgataatttaccaGCGGTGCGATAATTGTTCTTAATTTCCTTCTTGCCTATTTGTGTTGTCCTTGGcatcattttcaaggttcagcCATTGATGAAAAAACAGTAATGTTTTTTACCTGTATAGCCAACAGCCAAATTTTAAATATGCCTTGACACCGCTTCCTGTTTGTCAATAGGTTCAAATTTTGCAAAAAACAAGGTTTTTGTTAAACTTTTCTTGGCTTTTTTCCAAGGGAATCAttttatatttggtatgtagCTTGATAACATTGAGTTGTAGCAtggaagtaattttttttttacatctgcaATGCATTTATGTTCTGTTTGCTGATAGTTTGAAATATTAgggtatttttttacttttaaacaatatttttgttgtatattacAGATACTCATGTAGCAATTCACTCATGATAACCTATATTTATATTGAATTGATGGGATAGTGACTATAGCTTTCAAGCTTCAAAAATTCAAGAAGAATTTCATGTGCCTTGATTATTCCTTATTTTACAAAGTTATTTCTGTCATACAATCAGTCTTTTATTTTGCAATATTATAAATTCTCTGTATGTTAAAATCATCTGTTATTGAAAAACTAAATTTCAACTTGTTTTACTCATTGAATATACAACATTGTTATCTTATGAAaacggttttttttaaatgtgcacATGATTAATGCTATTACAACcctatcaaattataaaaagatattttctattcttataattacatttttaagctACAACCATGAAATTAAGAGTTATAACAAGCTTTTAGTCTGCTTTTCAATGCATCAATTTAAAATTGTCTTGGATGGCACATGCAATCAAAGCTGTTGTAAATTGTAtagtataaaatatttatatagtatAAAATATGATATTGAAGTGCCTCATGATTGTTGTCagccaataatttaattttggatgtaacgcgtcttctgattggctgacgttattttgtaaTCAGCCCATAAACATAACTTAGcaatgtgaccgtgacgtcatcaacgttttttcgtggttttctacggtttaaaatgaaatttagaattaaattataagaaatgactgtaatattttttctgtctattcgaaataacataaaaaaatgtggttcacactgtttaataacccgctacgcgctttattcagtgtgcaccaaatttttaatgttatttcttcatggacagaaaaaatattacagtcattccttaaatgtccTGATTATCTCTGGTATGGTACttaacatttattttgaatattttttgtctatttctgTTGATAGAATCTGCAAAGGATCCTCTGATTAACTCATCAGAAAAATTTAGGACATTTTAGCTTATTCTTTTTTTCCAAAACTCTTCAGTTTTTatacattgaaaaaaattattccaAAAATTGTTGCTTAGAATTCCATCTTTAATAAATCCTTGAATTTAAAAGTTATCTGAAATTTAACTTCTATTAAATTAAGCAATTATCAGGTCAAAATGTGGAACCTTTATTAAGACTTTTAACTTCTAACATTGGTAAACTTTTGGGCTGAAATTGCTTTTTGTTTCAGATGATTTAttgcatgtatacatgtatttatttggtTATAGTGTTTTATTTGTGCTCAATGGTTTATAGTTATTTATGAATGTAGTGCCTTTATAAAATTCTATGTTGTGTCCTTTTTTAAGACATGTTCCTCCCACCTATATTTATGTCTAAGTATTTTGAAATCTTTACACAGAACTTTTATTTGATCAGAAAATCACATTTTGGATATCATGTTATTGTATTatataattgataaaacaaaatctatatGTAGGAAATGagtttttttagaaattaaataTCTATTGAAAGAttacattataatacatttttatgacttttttaaAGAACAGATTATTAATTAAAGtaatatgaaacctcaaattaaaaagaatgatgcatatgtttttttataacaaaatggaaatttttcATTCTTAAACTtatttacatatacttttttctgaagaaaattctttaatttgtccacatttagaaaaagtttacttttatttgattgcttgcttccaggaagcaattcgccgacatattatCTGTATGtaaagtgaccttagcgtgacccttTCGTAATAATccagtgatcgcaatacgcatggatgtgtcactaaaataaactattatctgattgttcaTGTACAACATgttctcaatatccatgcttctttgttgattgtttactataaggtgacaatctgtaaacttcggcttcaaacaCAACAagtaatgagcagccatattttcacatcataacaaacagagagaaaaaaaaattgacgattataaaATACATTTGCGTAATAAATGATTAAATCGTGTGCAGAAGACTAAgttaatgatatatacatgcattggttcaagaattggataaacattatttttcaccagtcactcatTTCATATGACTTTGATATTTCATATAGTTCGTAAttagatgggagacaactctgtaaTGTTATCAGCAATATCTGAACATTAGTGATAACTTAGCTACATGTCAGTTTCACTTATTGATCTTTATTCATATCAAGTActgcttttaaaatatttgtaaaatgaaaCATAATTTAAGAACAGATCAAAATCTTTTTTATAAAGCACAATTGACCAAACATTGAATGTACCATATCAATCAGCAAAGATGTTGAACTTTTACAAGATGAGTAAAACTAATGGATGTTAAATATTAGTTCAAaagtatcaagtcaggaatatgacagttgttagcCATTAGTtcaatgtgtttgagcttttgattttgacattggattagggactttctgtgttgaatttcccttggagttcagtttttttgtgattttacttttttcagtaaagttttaCAGTTATTTAAGATACACTAGATATTATCATATTCATattaattttgagaaaaaagcatttttacaattttttgagacactataaaaaaaatgtattaaatttactctgatttagaattttattattttgttttaaattgttttaatcattctaatcactGCCATGATTTTATGCATTATTTTCTGGAAGAATCTATATACATGATGGCTCATCTAAAAAGGCCATGGGAATATATGAAAATACCTTTTGCAATATTGTAAACATTTAGAGCAGCAATATTTGTGAAAGATTAAGTTGAATTTATTTATTACACAccaaggaattttttttttttttggttttggcaCACTGGCCAGTTATACATTAGTTATTGTAAACACACATGATAATTATTTTTATGGCCCATCTTTCAGGCATTAtgtttttggtctgtgcgtccatttgtCTGCccccttcaggttaaagttttttggtcaaggtagtttttgatttataagttaaagttcaatcaacttgaaacttagtacacatgttccccatgatatgatatctaatttaaatgctaaaaaattagagtttttaccccaattttatggtccactcttcatagaaaatgatagtgcgagaggggcatctgtgtactatggacacattcttgttttataagtttttaaactgatttttaagtATAATAAATTAACAGAAATTGTATAAACATAGGACATAATTAAGCAAATATTATCACATaaaatctgggttttttttgtgttaatttaTCACACAATTTATAATCCTAAGGTGTAGGTTATCATTTTTTGATTGactttattttgaatacaataatttcaaatcttttaaaattacaCTTTTTCTTAATACAAACACTTATATCCATTGTATATCCATGGTTCGTTTAAATCCATTAATTTTTACAGTGATATTCTCCCAAATCTTCAAATCAATTAGAGTCAGGCTTGACCCTCATCATTTGCAAGAtgcttatttataaaattttattaattgttcCAGAAAAAGCAACATTGCtgccatttttttaaataaaaggcaACATTgttgccattttttttatatatatagtggggaaaaaagatttaaaaagacTAGTAAAAAGTTTATAGCTGTCAAATAAGACAAAGGTAACATCATTTCATATAGCTGAAAGATAAGTGTTGGAATCATACCATTAAACAGGTGTATTATTGTAAATGGAATATGTTGTTGAAGAAATGCTCAATGTATTTActcatttgaatatatatttgcttGCAGTTTTGCATGATATTCTTCAAATCTCTAATTCCGATTTTGTTTGGTACGGTATAATTCTAAAGTTGTGATATATTTGATATACTAAAAAATCCTTGATATTATCATTACAATCTagacctttttagctcacctggcccgaagggccaagtgagcttttcccatcactttgcgtccggcgtcgttgttaacttttacaaaaatcttctcctctgaaactactgggccaaatttaaccaaacttggccacaatcatcattggggtatctagttttaaaaatgtgtggtgtgaccccgccaacaaaccaagatggctgccatggctaaaaatagaacataggggtaaaatgcagtttttggcttataactcaaaaaccaaagcatttagagcaaatctgacattgggtaaaattgtttatcaggtcaagatctatctgccctgaaattttcagatgaatcggacaacccgttgttgggttgctgcccctgaattggtaattttaaggaaattttgctgtttttggttatcatgaatattattatagatagagataaactgtaacagcaataatgttcaacaaagtaagatttacaaataagtcaacatgaccgaaatggtcagttgacccctttaggagttattgccctttatagtcaatttttaaccatttttcataaatcttagtaatcttttacaaaaatcttctcctctgaaactacatggccaaattaaaccaaacttggccaccatcatcattggggtatctagtttaaaaaatgtgtggcgtgaccaggccaaccaaccaagatggccgccacggctaaaaatagaacatagtggtaaaattcagtttttggcttataactcaaaaaccaaagcatttaaagtaaatctaacatgaagtaaaattgtttatcaggtcaagatctatctaccctgaaattttcagatgaatcggacaacccgttgttgggttgctgcc
This genomic window from Mytilus galloprovincialis chromosome 9, xbMytGall1.hap1.1, whole genome shotgun sequence contains:
- the LOC143045672 gene encoding very long chain fatty acid elongase 1-like encodes the protein MALTVAGVQKFLDVTVSLPSFPLFCIYLVMIMLSPVWQRVTSPMQIRPLMIIHNFACCFISIYCMLGFLYSIMLSESTFQLGPQPYLLPYYKMYWITKVIELLDTVFMILRHRRRQISFLHVYHHSSMLLLADSCYRLYPWPAMSVYFAVNSFIHVILYLYYGLTALFPDKSIPWKKNITQLQILQFLTLFVHATFGYLYHNYCVYGLLYGITMTTLFSNFYYAAYVKSKPEKSRKCE